A single window of Cryptococcus depauperatus CBS 7841 chromosome 2, complete sequence DNA harbors:
- a CDS encoding acyl-CoA thioesterase II, translated as MPSIPNSNMSLTKQIGVFLHPSKPATFIPHDSWMPTGARGLYGGLIVSQSLLSSLGTVPEGFTLQSAHCYFLNRATLEGGIEYEVEDLAVGRTFIRKLVKGKQNGKLFFIIMTSYELRRKQHEPPSNFPIDSDRDRTRVSNSLTAASQPWDEDSSGANGRYSQVKTRFQVPFPQNLLPWDKCEDNNVFLRKLLQEKTKEELGWKWRWFSTWSSTDGMPSSTAVARKVTGVSSSPQYYLDGLPTTRMVWHHPRIETEEVLNEETYKFVGTAARSVGLNASSEPQLGMIASLDHTIHFYPFPQGLDYRKPVLHVMESQVADTKSERAVCRGRVYSSDGHLLAVTSQEGLFRARRVGETKNGCIESGLDEEDLLAKL; from the exons ACATGTCTTTGACCAAGCAGATTGGTGtgtttcttcatccatccaaGCCAGCAACCTTCATCCCTCATGACAGTTGGATGCCTACAGGCGCCAGAGGACTGTATGGCGGACTCATCGTATCCCAATCCTTACTGTCCTCACTCGGGACTGTCCCAGAGGGCTTCACGCTGCAAAGCGCCCACTGCTACTTCTTGAACCGAGCAACTTTGGAGGGTGGAATCGAGTATGAGGTAGAAGACTTGGCGGTGGGCAGGACGTTTATTCGAAAACTGGTCAAGGGAAAGCAGAACGGaaagctcttcttcattatcATGACCAGCTATGAGCTCAGGCGAAAACAACACGAGCCGCCGTCCAACTTCCCAATCGACAGCGATAGGGATCGTACCAGAGTTTCAAACAGCTTGACGGCTGCAAGCCAGCCATGGGACGAAGATTCCTCTGGTGCCAACGGCCGCTACTCGCAAGTGAAAACCCGATTCCAAGTTCCCTTTCCGCAAAACTTACTGCCATGGGACAAGTGCGAGGATAACAACGTCTTTCTGAGAAAGCTCCTCCAAGAGAAAACCAAGGAGGAGCTAGGATGGAAGTGGAGATGGTTCTCCACCTGG AGCAGCACAGACGGCATGCCATCTAGCACTGCAGTAGCCAGAAAAGTCACAGGCGTCTCATCCTCACCACAATACTATCTCGACGGGCTGCCCACCACCCGGATGGTCTGGCACCATCCTCGCATAGAGACCGAAGAGGTCCTCAACGAGGAGACGTACAAG TTTGTCGGTACAGCTGCTCGCTCTGTGGGACTGAATGCTTCTTCTGAGCCACAGCTGGGTATGATTGCCTCACTCGACCACACCATTCACttttatccttttcctcaagGCTTGGACTACAGAAAACCAGTACTCCATGTAATGGAGAGCCAGGTGGCAGACACCAAGAGCGAGCGGGCTGTCTGTCGAGGTCGAGTCTACAGTTCGGATGGGCATTTACTAGCCGTCACCAGCCAGGAAGGGCTGTTTAGAGCTCGAAGAGTTGGTGAGACGAAGAACGGATGTATAGAGTCTGGCTTGGACGAGGAGGATCTTCTGGCGAAATTATAG